In Sphaeramia orbicularis chromosome 10, fSphaOr1.1, whole genome shotgun sequence, the following proteins share a genomic window:
- the acsl4a gene encoding long-chain-fatty-acid--CoA ligase 4: MGQRTDSTLQSLLLLPIHLLIWLYSVLSFLPWYFITGAGHKKAQSERIKARSTSGQAEGPYRSVDHFESLAREDFPGKDTLDKLFQHAVQRYGSAHCLGTRDILSEENETQPSGKVFKKLILGEYRWLSYNDVDTIVNEYGSGLQALGQQPKNTIAIFCETRAEWMITAQACFRRNFPLVTFYATLGEDAIAYGLNESGVTHLVTSIELLESKLKSVLPQIPKLKHVIYVDQKKVSAEGYPAGLSLYSMEAVRELGARPENIGRPIVKPQPSDLAVVMYTSGSTGRPKGVMIIHSNLIAGMTGQCERIPGLGPNDTYIAYLPLAHVLEMTAEISCVTYGCRIGYSSPQTLSDQSTKIKKGSKGDCTVLRPTLMAAVPEIMDRINKNVMSKVQEMSYIQRTLFTLGYKYKLEQIKRGYDAPLCNALLFRKVKKLLGGQVRMMLSGGAPLSPVTQRFMNVCFCCPVGQGYGLTETCGAGTITEVVDISTGRVGAPLICCEIRLRDWAEGGYTSKDKPNPRGEVLIGGPNVTQGYYRSDGNDQDFFVDDNGQRWFCTGDIGEVYPDGCLQIVDRKKDLVKLQAGEYVSLGKVESALKNCALIDNICAYANSDQNYVISFVVPNQKKLTELAKQRGIVGTWEEICTHPDMERVVLGEIKEVAVNIKLQRFEIPVKVHLSPEPWTPETGLVTDAFKLKRKELKNHYLHHIERMYGGK; the protein is encoded by the exons ATGGGTCAACGGACAGACTCTACCCTGCAATCCTTGCTCCTCTTACCAATCCACCTTTTGATATGGCTCTACTCCGTCCTCTCCTTTCTGCCCTGGTATTTCATCACTGGTGCCGGGCATAAGAAAGCTCAATCTGAACGGATAAAGGCCCGTTCCACTTCAGGCCAGGCAGAGGGTCCTTACCGATCTGTGGACCACTTTGAGTCCCTCGCCAGGGAGGACTTCCCTGGCAAGGACACCCTGGATAAGTTGTTTCAACACGCCGTGCAGCGCTATGGATCAGCTCATTGTCTTGGCACCAGAGATATACTGAGTGAAGAAAATGAGACTCAGCCTAGTGGCAAAGTATTTAAAAAG TTGATCCTGGGAGAGTATCGGTGGTTGTCTTACAATGACGTGGATACCATAGTGAATGAGTACGGCAGCGGATTACAAGCTCTCGGACAGCAGCCCAAAAACACCATCGCCATCTTCTGTGAGACCAGAGCTGAGTGGATGATCACTGCCCAGGCATGCTTTAGGCGCAATTTCCCCT TGGTGACATTCTATGCCACACTGGGAGAGGATGCCATCGCATATGGACTGAATGAAAGCGGTGTCACACATCTTGTTACCAGCATAGAACTGCTAGAGTCTAAACTAAAA agTGTGCTTCCGCAAATCCCAAAACTGAAGCATGTGATCTACGTGGACCAAAAGAAAGTGAGCGCAGAAGGCTACCCAGCAGGACTTTCCCTCTACAGCATGGAGGCTGTACGAGAGCTGGGCGCCCGTCCTGAAAACA TTGGGAGGCCGATAGTGAAGCCCCAGCCCTCGGACCTGGCTGTGGTGATGTACACCAGTGGTTCTACTGGCAGACCTAAAGGAGTTATGATCATCCACAGTAACTTGATTGCTGGAATGACAGGCCAGTGTGAGCGCATCCCTGGACTGGG GCCTAATGACACATACATAGCTTATCTGCCTCTGGCTCATGTACTGGAAATGACAGCGGAAATCTCCTGTGTCACATACGGCTGCCGGATTGGCTACTCGTCCCCCCAGACGCTCTCGGACCAG tcCACTAAGATCAAGAAGGGAAGCAAAGGAGACTGTACAGTCCTCAGACCCACCCTGATGGCAGCTGTGCCA GAAATAATGGATCGCATCAACAAGAATGTGATGAGCAAAGTGCAGGAAATGAGCTACATTCAGAGGACATTGTTTACACTGGGATACAAATATAAACTGGAACAGATTAAGAGGGGATATGACGCACCGCTCTGCAATGC CTTGTTGTTCCGCAAAGTGAAGAAGCTGCTGGGAGGACAAGTGAGGATGATGTTGTCAGGAGGAGCCCCCCTGTCCCCGGTTACACAGAGATTTATGAATGTATGCTTCTGTTGTCCCGTGGGCCAAGGCTACGGCCTCACGGAAACCTGTGGAGCAGGCACCATCACAGAGG TTGTGGACATCAGCACCGGTCGTGTTGGAGCTCCTCTCATCTGCTGTGAGATCAGACTCAGGGACTGGGCTGAAG GAGGCTACACCAGCAAGGACAAGCCAAACCCAAGAGGGGAGGTGCTGATCGGTGGTCCCAACGTGACCCAGGGTTATTACAGGAGCGACGGCAACGATCAGGACTTCTTTGTGGATGACAATGGCCAGCGATGGTTCTGCACCGGTGATATAGGAGAGGTTTATCCAGATGGTTGTCTGCAAATAGTGG ATCGGAAGAAGGACTTGGTGAAGCTGCAGGCTGGAGAGTACGTGTCCCTGGGAAAAGTCGAGTCTGCACTAAAGAACTGCGCCCTCATAGATAACATCTGCGCGTATGCAAATAG CGACCAGAACTACGTGATCAGCTTTGTGGTTCCCAACCAGAAAAAGCTGACGGAACTGGCCAAACAGAGGGGCATAGTGGGAACATGGGAGGAGATCTGCACTCACCCTGACATGGAAAGAGTGGTTCTGGGGGAGATCAAGGAGGTGGCGGTTAACA TTAAACTCCAGCGGTTCGAGATACCAGTGAAGGTCCATCTGAGTCCAGAGCCATGGACTCCAGAAACAGGTCTCGTCACAGACGCCTTTAAGCTGAAGAGGAAAGAGCTGAAGAACCACTACCTTCACCACATAGAGAGAATGTACGGCGGCAAATAA
- the eif1ad gene encoding putative RNA-binding protein EIF1AD isoform X1 — protein MSQATKRKHVVKEVLGDFVTPTENQQIVKVIGSRGNNLHETVTAQGDTFLVSMPTKFRKNIWIKRGDYVIVDPIEEGEKVKAEISFILYKDHIQYLQKQQLWPEGFKEESSQDKTQKEHEKDEEKDEEEGSDSEDDESDLFVNTNRRDYQYSESEEEEDSEEEDDDDDHNNDDDDDDEEERTEK, from the exons ATGTCACAAGCTACTAAACGCAAACACGTTGTTAAGGAGGTTCTTGGAGACTTTGTGACTCCCACGGAGAACCAGCAAATTGTCAAG GTGATCGGTAGCCGTGGAAACAACCTCCATGAAACTGTCACAGCTCAGGGTGACACGTTCCTCGTGAGCATGCCCACCAAGTTCCGTAAAAACATCTGGATCAAGAGAG GTGATTATGTGATCGTGGACCCAATAGAAGAGGGAGAAAAGGTGAAGGCAGAGATCAGTTTCATCCTTTACAAAGATCACATTCAGTATCTGCAAAAACAACAGCTCTG GCCTGAGGGGTTTAAGGAGGAGTCATCACAGGACAAAACACAGAAGGAGCATGAAAAGGATGAGgagaaagatgaggaggagggtAGTGATTCTGAGGACGACGAGAGCGACCTCTTTGTGAACACCAACCGCCGTGACTACCAGTACAGTgagagtgaggaggaggaggacagtgaggaggaagacgatgatgatgatcataataatgatgatgatgatgatgatgaagaggaaagGACAGAAAAGTGA
- the eif1ad gene encoding putative RNA-binding protein EIF1AD isoform X3 yields MSQATKRKHVVKEVLGDFVTPTENQQIVKVIGSRGNNLHETVTAQGDTFLVSMPTKFRKNIWIKRGDYVIVDPIEEGEKVKAEISFILYKDHIQYLQKQQLWPEGFKEESSQDKTQKEHEKDEEKDEEEGSDSEDDESDLFVNTNRRDYQYSESEEEEDNDDDDDDEEERTEK; encoded by the exons ATGTCACAAGCTACTAAACGCAAACACGTTGTTAAGGAGGTTCTTGGAGACTTTGTGACTCCCACGGAGAACCAGCAAATTGTCAAG GTGATCGGTAGCCGTGGAAACAACCTCCATGAAACTGTCACAGCTCAGGGTGACACGTTCCTCGTGAGCATGCCCACCAAGTTCCGTAAAAACATCTGGATCAAGAGAG GTGATTATGTGATCGTGGACCCAATAGAAGAGGGAGAAAAGGTGAAGGCAGAGATCAGTTTCATCCTTTACAAAGATCACATTCAGTATCTGCAAAAACAACAGCTCTG GCCTGAGGGGTTTAAGGAGGAGTCATCACAGGACAAAACACAGAAGGAGCATGAAAAGGATGAGgagaaagatgaggaggagggtAGTGATTCTGAGGACGACGAGAGCGACCTCTTTGTGAACACCAACCGCCGTGACTACCAGTACAGTgagagtgaggaggaggagg ataatgatgatgatgatgatgatgaagaggaaagGACAGAAAAGTGA
- the eif1ad gene encoding putative RNA-binding protein EIF1AD isoform X2 produces MSQATKRKHVVKEVLGDFVTPTENQQIVKVIGSRGNNLHETVTAQGDTFLVSMPTKFRKNIWIKRGDYVIVDPIEEGEKVKAEISFILYKDHIQYLQKQQLWPEGFKEESSQDKTQKEHEKDEEKDEEEGSDSEDDESDLFVNTNRRDYQYSESEEEEDSEEEDDDDEEERTEK; encoded by the exons ATGTCACAAGCTACTAAACGCAAACACGTTGTTAAGGAGGTTCTTGGAGACTTTGTGACTCCCACGGAGAACCAGCAAATTGTCAAG GTGATCGGTAGCCGTGGAAACAACCTCCATGAAACTGTCACAGCTCAGGGTGACACGTTCCTCGTGAGCATGCCCACCAAGTTCCGTAAAAACATCTGGATCAAGAGAG GTGATTATGTGATCGTGGACCCAATAGAAGAGGGAGAAAAGGTGAAGGCAGAGATCAGTTTCATCCTTTACAAAGATCACATTCAGTATCTGCAAAAACAACAGCTCTG GCCTGAGGGGTTTAAGGAGGAGTCATCACAGGACAAAACACAGAAGGAGCATGAAAAGGATGAGgagaaagatgaggaggagggtAGTGATTCTGAGGACGACGAGAGCGACCTCTTTGTGAACACCAACCGCCGTGACTACCAGTACAGTgagagtgaggaggaggaggacagtgaggaggaagac gatgatgatgaagaggaaagGACAGAAAAGTGA
- the nxt2 gene encoding NTF2-related export protein 2: MATTLEFRTHADQSCRYSEEFVNIYYDCMDKKRRNLTRLYLDKATLVWNGNAVSGLDALGEFFESLPSSEFQVHTLDCQPVHEQATQGQTTLLVVTGGIVKFEGNKQRFFNQNFLLTAQASPNNDQPVWKIASDCFRFQDWNS, translated from the exons ATGGCAACCACACTG GAATTCAGGACACATGCAGACCAATCATGCAGATATTCAGAAGAATTTGTCAACATTTATTACGACTGCATGGATAAGAAAAGAAGG AACCTGACCCGTCTCTACCTGGACAAGGCTACATTGGTGTGGAACGGGAACGCAGTTTCAGGACTGGATGCTCTGGGAGAGTTTTTTGAGTCGCTGCCTTCAAGTGAATTTCAAGTACATACACTGGATTGTCAGCCGGTTCATG AACAAGCAACCCAAGGCCAGACGACGCTGCTGGTTGTAACCGGTGGAATCGTCAAGTTTGAAGGGAACAAACAGCGCTTCTTCAATCAGAACTTTCTTTTAACAGCTCAGGCTTCCCCCAACAACGACCAGCCCGTGTGGAAGATCGCCAGTGACTGTTTCCGTTTCCAGGACTGGAATAGCTGA